From the genome of Bubalus bubalis isolate 160015118507 breed Murrah chromosome 2, NDDB_SH_1, whole genome shotgun sequence, one region includes:
- the NEMP2 gene encoding nuclear envelope integral membrane protein 2 isoform X2: MSVSAGSTTRGEKTVCLQFLLLLEFSSSFPARALPSMGSSNSTHSEIQQDSLAFTRSTLRPCGLKPTRLRRPWDFPVSTCKALKEMDIIKASVSGCYCYNQNSQVKWKYIWSTVQVKINSSDLFSVVYITERYNCQYPETILSIIRCMIHNFWTPEESNDTTITIHPYGQTVCFSVKPAGKIFIYTISVKQNIVDFKLVFVFVVGIFLFFYAKTLSRSPVFFYSSGTVLGVLMTLVFILLLVKKFIPKYSTFWALMLGCWFASVYILGQLMEELKRLWYEGRICVLGYILAVGCVSFAVCYKHGPLVEERSVALLAWLLRLLALLLVYMGVSAPQFACTAALLLFLSSGSRRYPWSALACVGRKMKKWFTSEKLAVKFLTEDEYKEQADAATTCALEELRQACRSPGFPSWLAVSRLQEPKKFADFVLGGSHLSPEEVRLHEEQYGLGGTFLEEQLFNLRTPDSQPAQ, from the exons ATGTCTGTGTCTGCTGGGTCAACCACGAGAGGAGAGAAGACagtgtgtctgcagttcctattgCTCCTCGAGTTTTCTTCTAGCTTCCCTGCTCGTGCCTTGCCTTCCATGGGTTCATCAAACAGCACACACAGTGAGATACAGCAAGACAGCCTTGCCTTCACTAGgtcaactctgcgaccctgtggactgaagcctaccaggctccgccgtccatgggattttccag TTTCTACGTGTAAAGCTTTGAAGGAGATGGATATAATTAAAGCTTCTGTGTCAGGCTGTTACTGCTACAATCAAAATTCCCAAGTGAAATGGAAGTATATATGGTCAACCGTGCAG GTGAAAATTAACAGTTCAGACCTGTTCAGTGTTGTATATATCACAGAAAGGTATAATTGCCAGTATCCAGAAACCATTCTATCCATCATCAGATGTATGATTCATAACTTTTGGACACCAGAGGAGTCTAATGATACAACCATCACCATCCATCCATACGGACAGACTGTGTGTTTCTCTGTGAAGCCAGCCGGGAAGATCTTTATCTATACGATAAGTGTGAAACAAAACA TTGTGGATTTCAAGCTCGTCTTTGTGTTTGTGGTGGgcatcttcctcttcttttacGCAAAGACCTTGAGTCG AAGCCctgttttcttttactcttcGGGGACTGTGCTAGGTGTTCTAATGACATTAGTCTTTATCCTGTTGCTGGTGAAAAAGTTCATTCCTAAG TATAGCACCTTTTGGGCTCTAATGCTTGGTTGTTGGTTTGCTTCAGTTTATATTCTGGGGCAATTGATGGAAGAGCTGAAGAGACTGTGGTATGAAGGCAGAATATGTGTATTAG GCTACATCTTGGCAGTTGGCTGTGTCAGCTTTGCTGTCTGCTACAAGCACGGGCCCCTGGTGGAGGAGAGGAGCGTGGCGCTCCTGGCGTGGCTGCTGCGGCTCCTGGCCCTGCTGCTGGTGTACATGGGGGTATCCGCGCCCCAGTTCGCCTGCACGGCCGCCCTGCTCCTCTTCCTGTCATCTGGGAGTCGGCGCTATCCGTGGAGCGCGCTCGCCTGTGTCGGGAG gaaaatgaagaaatggttTACATCAGAGAAGCTGGCGGTGAAGTTTCTTACTGAAGATGAGTACAAGGAACAAGCTGATGCAGCCACAACCTGCGCCCTGGAGGAGCTCCGCCAGGCCTGCCGCAGCCCCGGCTTCCCGTCCTGGCTGGCGGTCTCCAGGCTTCAGGAGCCGAAAAA GTTTGCAGACTTTGTTCTGGGAGGAAGCCACTTGTCGCCTGAAGAAGTGAGACTCCATGAAGAACAGTATGGCCTTGGAGGTACCTTCTTGGAAGAGCAGCTTTTTAACCTGAGGACTCCTGACAGTCAGCCTGCACAGTGA
- the NEMP2 gene encoding nuclear envelope integral membrane protein 2 isoform X1, whose translation MSLQGETGRSPAGRGLDRGRTLPLPGEAGPPPFPRAGRAAPRSPPAHRAISATLARGTPPPRAERGWPSSGMRLPPETCWLLLWLPPLAAQPVGAERGEEEAAAVSVSTCKALKEMDIIKASVSGCYCYNQNSQVKWKYIWSTVQVKINSSDLFSVVYITERYNCQYPETILSIIRCMIHNFWTPEESNDTTITIHPYGQTVCFSVKPAGKIFIYTISVKQNIVDFKLVFVFVVGIFLFFYAKTLSRSPVFFYSSGTVLGVLMTLVFILLLVKKFIPKYSTFWALMLGCWFASVYILGQLMEELKRLWYEGRICVLGYILAVGCVSFAVCYKHGPLVEERSVALLAWLLRLLALLLVYMGVSAPQFACTAALLLFLSSGSRRYPWSALACVGRKMKKWFTSEKLAVKFLTEDEYKEQADAATTCALEELRQACRSPGFPSWLAVSRLQEPKKFADFVLGGSHLSPEEVRLHEEQYGLGGTFLEEQLFNLRTPDSQPAQ comes from the exons ATGAGCCTCCAGGGGGAGACGGGGCGGAGCCCGGCGGGGCGGGGGCTGGACCGCGGCCGCACCCTTCCTCTGCCGGGGGAGGCGGGACCTCCGCCCTTCCCGCGTGCAGGCCGCGCCGCCCCCCGCTCTCCTCCGGCGCACCGCGCCATTTCCGCCACTCTCGCCCGAGGAACCCCTCCGCCCAGGGCCGAGCGCGGCTGGCCCTCGAGCGGCATGAGGCTGCCCCCCGAGACGTGCTGGCTGCTGCTCTGGCTGCCGCCTCTGGCCGCGCAGCCCGTGGGCGCCGAGCgcggggaggaggaggcggcAGCCGTCTCAG TTTCTACGTGTAAAGCTTTGAAGGAGATGGATATAATTAAAGCTTCTGTGTCAGGCTGTTACTGCTACAATCAAAATTCCCAAGTGAAATGGAAGTATATATGGTCAACCGTGCAG GTGAAAATTAACAGTTCAGACCTGTTCAGTGTTGTATATATCACAGAAAGGTATAATTGCCAGTATCCAGAAACCATTCTATCCATCATCAGATGTATGATTCATAACTTTTGGACACCAGAGGAGTCTAATGATACAACCATCACCATCCATCCATACGGACAGACTGTGTGTTTCTCTGTGAAGCCAGCCGGGAAGATCTTTATCTATACGATAAGTGTGAAACAAAACA TTGTGGATTTCAAGCTCGTCTTTGTGTTTGTGGTGGgcatcttcctcttcttttacGCAAAGACCTTGAGTCG AAGCCctgttttcttttactcttcGGGGACTGTGCTAGGTGTTCTAATGACATTAGTCTTTATCCTGTTGCTGGTGAAAAAGTTCATTCCTAAG TATAGCACCTTTTGGGCTCTAATGCTTGGTTGTTGGTTTGCTTCAGTTTATATTCTGGGGCAATTGATGGAAGAGCTGAAGAGACTGTGGTATGAAGGCAGAATATGTGTATTAG GCTACATCTTGGCAGTTGGCTGTGTCAGCTTTGCTGTCTGCTACAAGCACGGGCCCCTGGTGGAGGAGAGGAGCGTGGCGCTCCTGGCGTGGCTGCTGCGGCTCCTGGCCCTGCTGCTGGTGTACATGGGGGTATCCGCGCCCCAGTTCGCCTGCACGGCCGCCCTGCTCCTCTTCCTGTCATCTGGGAGTCGGCGCTATCCGTGGAGCGCGCTCGCCTGTGTCGGGAG gaaaatgaagaaatggttTACATCAGAGAAGCTGGCGGTGAAGTTTCTTACTGAAGATGAGTACAAGGAACAAGCTGATGCAGCCACAACCTGCGCCCTGGAGGAGCTCCGCCAGGCCTGCCGCAGCCCCGGCTTCCCGTCCTGGCTGGCGGTCTCCAGGCTTCAGGAGCCGAAAAA GTTTGCAGACTTTGTTCTGGGAGGAAGCCACTTGTCGCCTGAAGAAGTGAGACTCCATGAAGAACAGTATGGCCTTGGAGGTACCTTCTTGGAAGAGCAGCTTTTTAACCTGAGGACTCCTGACAGTCAGCCTGCACAGTGA